A window of the Candidatus Omnitrophota bacterium genome harbors these coding sequences:
- a CDS encoding carbohydrate-binding family 9-like protein, whose amino-acid sequence MNSNQPQAAVLPVNQEPKRIVIPYQEGEMKIDAVFDEPQWKQAAIISPFYLNNGTKEGTEATELRLFYDDKRLYLGWTCTDSDIQATLTQRDASLWDEEVAEAFLAPHDPCRYFELQWNPLGTIFDAIITNQVGSNGLSIKINGDHSFTAQEMKSAVIVDGKINDPNVKDKEWRVEVAIPFSDLQTKTPVLGDVWRGAFYRYNRTTRKALELLAWSPTLTPSFHEPSRFGYIEFGDRPANIPFLKY is encoded by the coding sequence ATGAATTCGAATCAACCTCAAGCAGCCGTATTGCCCGTTAATCAAGAACCGAAACGCATCGTGATTCCCTATCAGGAAGGAGAAATGAAAATCGACGCCGTCTTCGACGAACCGCAATGGAAACAGGCGGCGATTATCTCCCCCTTTTATCTTAACAATGGAACCAAAGAAGGAACCGAAGCCACGGAATTGCGCCTCTTTTACGACGACAAGCGTTTATATCTCGGCTGGACCTGCACCGACAGCGATATCCAGGCGACATTGACGCAGCGCGACGCCAGTCTCTGGGACGAAGAAGTCGCCGAAGCCTTCCTCGCTCCCCACGATCCCTGCCGCTACTTCGAGCTGCAATGGAATCCATTAGGGACCATCTTCGACGCCATTATCACGAATCAAGTCGGTTCAAATGGTTTATCGATAAAAATCAACGGGGATCATAGTTTTACCGCCCAGGAAATGAAATCGGCGGTGATTGTTGATGGAAAAATCAACGATCCCAACGTGAAGGATAAAGAATGGAGAGTGGAGGTTGCGATTCCTTTTTCCGACCTGCAAACGAAAACTCCGGTATTAGGCGACGTATGGCGGGGCGCCTTCTACCGCTATAACCGAACAACCCGAAAAGCGCTGGAATTGCTCGCCTGGTCGCCGACGCTGACGCCCTCCTTCCACGAACCCAGCCGCTTCGGCTATATCGAGTTCGGCGACCGGCCTGCGAATATACCGTTTTTGAAATATTAA
- a CDS encoding peroxiredoxin family protein: MTHNILNAVIVFSLVFLSSCAESPNSSEHASPQTSSAAEQIMETSSPNRSLPPVVGEKALDFSLPTLDKKTFQLSKQLTKGPVALVILRGWPGYQCPICATQVGKFIARADDFRSVNARVAFVYPGPADHLVEHAEEFFSRQNIPDNFFFLIDPDFKFTVSYGLRWNAPKETAYPSTFIIDQQGAIRFEKVSKTHGDRASADDVLKVLAEMKE; this comes from the coding sequence ATGACTCATAATATTCTCAATGCCGTGATTGTATTTTCCCTCGTTTTTCTCTCTTCTTGCGCCGAATCGCCTAATTCCAGCGAACATGCTTCCCCTCAAACGAGTAGCGCAGCCGAACAGATTATGGAAACATCATCGCCCAACCGATCGCTACCGCCCGTTGTGGGAGAAAAAGCGTTGGATTTTTCGTTGCCCACACTCGACAAAAAAACGTTTCAACTTTCAAAGCAGTTAACTAAAGGACCTGTGGCGCTCGTGATACTACGCGGTTGGCCTGGTTATCAATGTCCGATATGCGCGACGCAAGTTGGAAAGTTCATTGCTCGCGCCGATGATTTTAGATCTGTCAATGCGCGCGTTGCGTTCGTTTATCCCGGACCAGCAGACCATCTTGTTGAACATGCCGAAGAGTTCTTCAGCAGACAAAACATCCCCGATAACTTCTTCTTCCTAATCGACCCAGATTTCAAGTTTACCGTCAGCTATGGCTTGCGTTGGAACGCCCCAAAGGAAACCGCTTATCCCTCGACTTTTATCATCGACCAACAAGGAGCGATCCGCTTCGAAAAAGTAAGTAAAACCCACGGGGATCGCGCCAGCGCCGACGATGTACTGAAAGTTCTTGCTGAAATGAAAGAATAG
- a CDS encoding right-handed parallel beta-helix repeat-containing protein — MIRRSSNFLYGLLSLFIFPLTIVASEDRIDYSPPQDEQQLPKAMRSAMKETPSITVGQENADLVGRDQRALQAAVDYIAGLGGGTVEIGAGEFVMYDSLHLRSNVAVKGVAGKTILRKADGVSSPLAIDGDYGEEQITVENPAGFEVGFGVAITDDNAGGFHTTVARIIGRDGNRLAISKPLNADCMANNKAYAATVYPVVSGYDTEGVRIEGLTIDGNKEKNIALNGCRGAGIFLYRGFGTVIQNCVVRNYNGDGISFQQSNDVQVIGCVSEENADLGLHPGSGSQRPVMRDCVARRNGNDGLFLCWRVRHGLFENIVSEENGRYGISIGHKDSDNLFRHNTIRLNHEEGVYFRNETLGMAGHRNRLEENVIENNGEKPGTAGIRVRGETNGLVFSKNQIRDTRAKDKQTQTVGIIIEEKAGEAALEDNVIEAETQIDDRRKK; from the coding sequence ATGATCCGTCGTTCTTCAAATTTTCTATATGGATTATTATCTCTCTTCATTTTCCCTTTGACCATTGTTGCGTCGGAAGATCGCATCGATTATTCGCCTCCTCAAGACGAACAACAGCTGCCCAAAGCCATGCGATCGGCGATGAAGGAGACTCCTTCTATTACCGTCGGCCAGGAAAACGCCGATCTCGTAGGACGCGACCAACGAGCGCTGCAAGCGGCGGTCGATTACATCGCCGGACTGGGCGGGGGAACTGTGGAGATCGGAGCGGGGGAATTCGTCATGTACGATTCTCTCCATCTGCGCTCCAACGTTGCCGTTAAAGGCGTAGCGGGAAAGACGATTCTGCGCAAGGCGGACGGCGTCTCGTCGCCGTTGGCCATCGATGGGGATTATGGAGAAGAACAGATTACGGTAGAAAATCCCGCTGGCTTCGAAGTGGGTTTTGGCGTTGCGATCACCGACGACAATGCTGGCGGCTTCCATACTACCGTGGCTAGAATCATTGGCCGCGACGGAAATCGTTTGGCCATCAGCAAGCCTTTGAACGCCGACTGCATGGCGAACAACAAAGCCTACGCCGCGACGGTCTATCCCGTCGTCAGCGGTTACGATACGGAAGGCGTTCGAATTGAAGGTTTGACGATCGACGGCAATAAGGAGAAGAACATCGCTCTTAACGGCTGCCGGGGAGCGGGAATCTTTCTCTATCGCGGCTTCGGGACGGTGATTCAGAATTGCGTCGTGCGCAACTACAACGGCGACGGCATTAGCTTTCAGCAATCCAACGACGTTCAGGTGATTGGCTGCGTCAGCGAGGAGAACGCCGATCTCGGCTTGCATCCCGGCAGCGGCTCCCAACGTCCAGTGATGCGCGATTGCGTCGCCCGCCGCAACGGCAACGACGGCTTGTTCCTGTGCTGGCGCGTGCGTCACGGCCTCTTCGAAAATATCGTTTCCGAAGAGAATGGACGTTACGGCATTTCCATCGGCCATAAAGATTCCGACAATTTGTTCCGCCATAATACGATCCGCCTCAACCATGAAGAAGGCGTTTATTTCCGCAACGAAACATTGGGCATGGCCGGCCATCGCAACCGCTTGGAAGAAAACGTCATCGAAAATAACGGAGAAAAGCCGGGAACGGCGGGCATCCGGGTGAGGGGTGAAACCAACGGCCTCGTCTTTAGCAAAAACCAAATCCGCGATACGCGCGCCAAAGATAAACAAACTCAAACCGTCGGAATTATCATCGAGGAAAAGGCGGGGGAAGCGGCGTTGGAAGACAATGTCATCGAAGCGGAAACTCAAATCGACGACCGAAGGAAGAAATAA
- a CDS encoding TetR/AcrR family transcriptional regulator, with translation MRSGKLTKERLLDETTKLVQTKGFGATSLNELLAVAGIKKGSLYYHFTDKDHLGLAVLERAKTRFLESLDELLFTSTPTISIHKFLDFVLDRHRKKGFTGGCLFGNTALEMSDADNRYAVCVSDLFQEWITRIEAVILSGQQAGEFRSDIPAADLAQVFVSTIEGGIMMSRLKKEEGPLKTCLETLMTFLRAEQRQTSNSSQ, from the coding sequence ATGCGCTCCGGAAAATTGACAAAAGAACGACTTTTGGATGAAACGACCAAACTCGTTCAAACGAAGGGCTTTGGCGCTACTTCCCTCAACGAACTTTTGGCCGTTGCTGGTATTAAGAAGGGGTCGCTTTACTATCACTTCACCGATAAAGATCATCTTGGACTGGCCGTGTTGGAACGCGCCAAGACAAGATTCCTGGAATCGCTCGATGAATTGTTGTTCACTTCAACGCCAACAATTAGTATACACAAGTTTCTCGACTTTGTGTTGGATAGACATCGCAAGAAGGGATTTACAGGCGGGTGCTTGTTCGGCAATACGGCTCTTGAGATGAGCGACGCCGACAATCGATATGCCGTATGCGTGAGCGACCTGTTCCAAGAATGGATAACAAGAATCGAAGCGGTAATCTTGTCTGGCCAACAGGCTGGGGAATTCCGTTCGGACATCCCAGCCGCCGATCTAGCGCAAGTGTTTGTGTCAACCATCGAAGGCGGGATCATGATGTCGCGGCTAAAAAAGGAGGAAGGCCCATTAAAGACCTGCCTTGAAACGCTCATGACTTTCCTCAGAGCAGAACAACGACAAACTAGCAATTCATCTCAATAA
- a CDS encoding DsrE family protein yields MNKKQLFYLSGTILAMFYIVSSFAQVKESSSKPNPNDSRLAVVWTSGDPDVAHRVCLMYSHAALQNKWFDEVRLIVWGPSARLLAGDKDLQAKIKKMMEDGVIVQACIVCADSYGVTETLRGLGIEVKAMGQPLTSFLKENYKILTF; encoded by the coding sequence ATGAATAAAAAACAACTATTCTATCTTAGCGGGACGATCCTAGCCATGTTTTATATCGTCTCCTCTTTCGCTCAAGTGAAGGAATCATCTTCAAAACCAAACCCAAACGACTCTCGTCTCGCGGTGGTATGGACAAGCGGCGATCCGGATGTAGCCCACCGGGTTTGTCTTATGTACTCACATGCCGCCTTGCAAAACAAATGGTTCGACGAAGTGCGATTGATCGTATGGGGACCCTCGGCCAGACTCCTGGCGGGAGACAAGGATCTTCAAGCCAAAATTAAAAAGATGATGGAGGATGGCGTGATTGTTCAGGCTTGCATCGTATGCGCCGACTCTTACGGCGTTACTGAAACGCTACGTGGATTGGGGATTGAAGTGAAGGCGATGGGCCAACCTTTGACGAGTTTTCTAAAAGAAAACTATAAAATACTGACATTTTAA
- a CDS encoding flavodoxin family protein, producing MKVLGISGSPRKGSTTDQLVQEVLAGVEGCETEFVSLAGKKIGPCLACLGCVETNICRLKDDLAPMRQTIVDSDAYVIGGANYFNNLNSLTHCFMERWYQFRHRDSQVMAGKLGVAVGVGSNDPKPVIEVIRNFYKYNQIECVGEVEAKGAASCFICGYGETCQSGAIHFFYGPGAKITEEITPSLTKQPQSRTAARELGMKLSERLHTPVMGM from the coding sequence ATGAAAGTACTAGGAATCAGCGGCAGTCCTCGCAAAGGATCAACTACCGACCAGTTGGTACAAGAAGTTCTAGCCGGAGTGGAAGGGTGCGAAACCGAGTTCGTTTCGTTGGCCGGAAAAAAAATCGGACCGTGTTTAGCGTGTTTGGGATGCGTCGAGACGAACATTTGCCGTCTTAAAGACGATTTGGCGCCAATGCGCCAGACGATCGTCGATTCCGACGCATATGTCATTGGCGGAGCGAATTACTTCAACAATCTTAACAGTCTTACTCACTGTTTCATGGAACGGTGGTATCAATTCCGTCACCGCGACAGTCAAGTTATGGCAGGCAAGTTGGGCGTGGCTGTAGGCGTTGGCAGCAACGATCCCAAGCCAGTTATTGAAGTCATCCGCAACTTCTATAAATATAACCAAATCGAGTGCGTCGGGGAGGTTGAGGCTAAAGGAGCGGCCTCCTGTTTCATCTGCGGATATGGAGAGACATGCCAATCCGGCGCTATTCACTTTTTCTATGGTCCGGGCGCGAAGATTACCGAAGAAATTACTCCATCGCTAACCAAACAGCCGCAATCTCGGACAGCGGCGCGCGAGTTGGGCATGAAACTAAGCGAACGCTTGCATACTCCCGTCATGGGAATGTAA
- a CDS encoding cytochrome ubiquinol oxidase subunit I has product MQYPIWDVPLLGGGMVIAIVAITHVMVAHFAVGAGLFTAATEYRAYKQNRPLLIRFLKDYSRFLVLLSFVFGAITGVGIWFSIALVSPEATSALIHQYVWGWATEWVFFIVEIVSGYVYYYTWDRMDPKKHLIVGWIYAISAYMSLVIINGILSFMLSPGLWLQTHSFWDGFFNPTYWPSLGLRTISAFAITAIFVAIAVNMNKGYSREERQEIINESSRWLVPLASMLPISLWYFYQAPDAARQLVMGGAIAMTLFFLFGIAASTLVGLYAYIGLVLKKRYINLETSILLGAIAFIATGSMEFVREGIRKPYVIYDYMYSNGILKADEAALNEKGVLGWAPWTAVAMGVEAGTMTPVQRGEALYRAQCLRCHTVDGTNGIVPLIKNWPEESITHALETLHVEQYYMPPFIGPEKDKNDLTLFLRELAEKGSAVLSRNAGATKANTNKEDRS; this is encoded by the coding sequence ATGCAATATCCCATTTGGGACGTACCCCTTTTGGGCGGAGGGATGGTCATCGCCATCGTCGCCATCACGCACGTCATGGTCGCCCATTTCGCCGTCGGGGCGGGGCTGTTCACCGCGGCGACCGAATATCGAGCCTATAAGCAGAACCGTCCTCTCCTAATCCGTTTTCTCAAGGATTACAGCCGCTTTCTCGTTCTGCTTTCCTTCGTATTCGGCGCGATTACCGGCGTGGGGATATGGTTTTCCATCGCTCTGGTCAGTCCGGAAGCGACTTCGGCGCTGATCCACCAATACGTTTGGGGATGGGCGACGGAATGGGTTTTCTTTATCGTCGAAATTGTTTCGGGATATGTTTATTATTACACTTGGGACCGCATGGATCCTAAAAAGCATTTGATCGTGGGATGGATTTACGCCATCTCCGCCTATATGAGCCTGGTCATTATCAATGGAATTCTCTCCTTCATGCTTTCCCCCGGCCTATGGCTGCAAACGCATTCGTTTTGGGATGGATTTTTCAATCCCACCTATTGGCCTTCGCTGGGATTGCGTACGATCAGCGCTTTCGCCATCACCGCCATCTTCGTTGCCATCGCCGTGAATATGAATAAAGGCTACAGCCGCGAGGAACGGCAGGAGATTATCAACGAAAGCAGCCGCTGGCTGGTTCCGCTGGCTTCGATGCTTCCGATTTCGTTATGGTATTTTTACCAGGCGCCGGATGCGGCGAGACAATTGGTCATGGGCGGAGCTATCGCCATGACGCTGTTCTTTTTGTTCGGCATAGCCGCCTCGACGCTAGTGGGTTTGTACGCCTATATTGGACTGGTTTTAAAAAAACGGTACATCAACCTGGAAACATCGATCCTGTTGGGCGCGATCGCGTTTATTGCAACCGGCTCGATGGAATTCGTTCGCGAAGGCATCCGCAAGCCTTACGTTATTTACGATTACATGTATTCCAACGGGATTCTCAAAGCGGACGAAGCGGCGCTCAATGAGAAGGGGGTGTTGGGATGGGCGCCTTGGACGGCCGTCGCGATGGGCGTGGAGGCGGGAACGATGACGCCCGTCCAACGCGGCGAGGCATTATATCGGGCGCAATGCCTGCGCTGCCATACCGTGGATGGAACCAACGGCATTGTTCCTCTCATCAAGAACTGGCCGGAAGAGTCCATAACGCACGCGCTGGAAACGCTGCACGTGGAGCAGTATTATATGCCGCCCTTCATCGGACCGGAAAAAGACAAAAACGATTTGACGCTCTTTCTGCGGGAGTTGGCGGAAAAAGGTTCCGCCGTCCTTTCCCGCAACGCTGGCGCAACGAAAGCGAACACGAATAAGGAGGACCGCTCATGA
- a CDS encoding DUF262 domain-containing protein, which produces MNLPEPQSLIFTSLMSDIEKGIIKIPQFQRDFVWSKDKSAKLLDSIVKGYPIGTFIFWKTKEELRALRNLGGLDLPDTPEGDYVQYVLDGQQRLTTLFASIKGLKIYREDHEDDYSEFFLDLESNEDESIVLTARDENNHHHVIKLHDLLYGKLKDLTAYPETCQDKIQKFKDRINAYQFSSVLIKEASIDVATEIFTRLNVSGKPLSVFEIMVAKTFDSIQDFDLAEKYDELISELKDVDYGTIPDSVVLQTVSILLIKECRKKEILRLPRNKVIDIWPDAMDAIKSAVDFFRNTFRIPVSRLLPYPNLIVPFAYYFYKTKRKPIGQALNYMQDFFWRVSLGGRYSQSVDTRLSQDILKMDAIIQGELPKYDWAVDTSDDFINENGWFSVGRSYIKALLCILAFHEPKSFIDNSVVRLSNDWLKQANSRNFHHFFPISFMEKKGEEYRFINHIANITIVDDYLNKREIRAQAPSKYIKKFSKQNKNLDICMKTHLINIEKYNIYNDDYDSFFFGRCKAFSLELKKRIIEQDIDSKQPALSASETQEIESE; this is translated from the coding sequence ATGAATCTGCCCGAACCTCAATCTTTAATATTCACATCATTAATGAGCGACATTGAAAAAGGTATTATCAAAATTCCTCAATTCCAACGAGATTTTGTTTGGAGTAAAGATAAATCAGCTAAATTATTGGACAGTATCGTCAAAGGATATCCGATCGGTACTTTCATATTCTGGAAGACCAAAGAAGAACTTCGGGCATTACGTAATCTTGGTGGATTGGATTTACCTGATACGCCGGAAGGGGATTATGTTCAGTATGTACTTGATGGACAACAACGCCTTACTACGCTATTCGCCAGCATTAAGGGATTGAAGATTTATCGCGAGGATCATGAAGATGATTATTCTGAGTTCTTTCTTGATCTCGAATCGAATGAAGATGAATCAATCGTCCTTACGGCCAGGGATGAAAACAATCATCATCATGTCATAAAACTACACGATCTTTTATATGGAAAACTTAAAGATCTTACGGCTTATCCTGAAACCTGCCAAGACAAGATACAGAAATTCAAGGACCGTATTAATGCTTACCAATTCTCAAGCGTCTTGATCAAAGAGGCTTCCATCGACGTCGCTACTGAAATTTTCACCAGGCTTAATGTGAGCGGAAAGCCACTATCTGTTTTTGAAATTATGGTTGCGAAAACATTTGATTCTATACAGGATTTCGATCTAGCTGAGAAATACGATGAACTCATCAGCGAACTAAAGGATGTAGATTATGGCACAATTCCTGATTCAGTGGTCTTACAAACGGTATCAATCCTTTTAATCAAAGAATGCAGGAAAAAAGAAATTTTGAGATTACCTCGTAATAAAGTAATAGATATTTGGCCTGATGCGATGGACGCCATAAAAAGCGCTGTCGATTTTTTTCGTAATACATTTCGCATCCCCGTCTCGCGGCTTCTGCCATATCCCAATCTGATAGTTCCGTTTGCATATTATTTCTATAAAACAAAACGAAAACCGATTGGACAAGCCTTGAATTATATGCAGGATTTTTTTTGGCGCGTTTCACTTGGAGGTCGATATTCACAAAGCGTAGATACCAGATTGTCTCAAGATATATTAAAAATGGATGCTATTATCCAAGGAGAACTACCAAAGTACGATTGGGCTGTTGATACAAGTGATGATTTCATTAATGAAAATGGGTGGTTTTCCGTTGGAAGGTCTTATATAAAAGCACTTTTGTGCATTCTTGCTTTTCATGAACCAAAATCTTTTATTGATAATTCAGTGGTTCGCTTGAGTAATGATTGGTTAAAGCAAGCCAATAGTAGGAATTTCCATCATTTCTTCCCCATATCATTTATGGAGAAAAAAGGAGAAGAATACAGATTTATTAATCATATAGCCAATATTACTATCGTTGATGATTACTTGAATAAAAGAGAAATTCGAGCACAAGCACCATCAAAATATATTAAAAAATTCTCAAAACAGAATAAGAATTTGGATATATGTATGAAAACACATCTTATCAATATAGAAAAATATAATATATATAATGATGATTATGATTCATTCTTTTTTGGACGTTGCAAAGCTTTCAGTCTTGAATTGAAGAAAAGAATCATTGAACAAGATATTGATTCTAAACAACCTGCTCTTTCAGCGAGTGAAACTCAAGAAATAGAATCAGAATGA
- a CDS encoding Gfo/Idh/MocA family oxidoreductase: MNANTPLSRRNFLHQSATGAAGLTMPLILPSRGWAGANERISIGMIGMGRQALYANLKPFLESPDTVVTAVCDVDSWRLDNALKTVEKHYAEAKNADYKGCAAYRDFRSALSRPDIDAVMISTPDHWHVPISVAAVNAGKDVCCEKPLTLSIEEGRYLSDLVTRKKRVFRTDSEFRSLPVFHRQCELVLNGRIGEVQKIKTGVPKGDAACPPQPDMPVPDELDYEMWLGPAPRAPYTLNRVHPRKDYSRPGWMRVRDYCEGMVTNWGAHLNDIAQWGNGTERTGPVEVEGRGEYPAEGLWNVLLSFEAVYKFANGVQLTYETSQPFVRFEGSEGWIQADYTGQKLTASSEAILQSKIEDGEIHLPLKSDKQDFIDAVKSRGQTLEDAEVGHRTTSLCQLGHIAIQTGKKLYWDPKEERFSGNDIANRLLCRPLRSPWKLYEL, encoded by the coding sequence ATGAACGCCAACACTCCTTTATCTCGTAGAAATTTTTTGCATCAAAGCGCTACTGGCGCCGCTGGACTGACGATGCCCCTCATTCTTCCTAGCCGGGGTTGGGCAGGCGCTAACGAACGCATCTCCATCGGCATGATCGGCATGGGACGGCAGGCGCTTTACGCCAACCTGAAGCCTTTTTTGGAATCGCCCGATACGGTAGTAACAGCCGTCTGCGACGTGGACTCCTGGCGGTTGGACAATGCACTTAAGACGGTGGAAAAGCATTACGCCGAAGCTAAAAACGCCGATTATAAAGGCTGCGCCGCTTATAGGGATTTCCGCAGCGCGCTATCGCGACCGGATATCGACGCCGTGATGATCTCGACGCCGGATCATTGGCACGTCCCCATATCCGTAGCCGCCGTCAACGCGGGCAAGGATGTATGCTGCGAGAAGCCGCTCACGCTGAGCATCGAGGAAGGGCGATATCTCAGCGATCTCGTAACGAGAAAGAAGCGCGTGTTCCGCACTGACAGCGAATTCCGCTCGCTGCCGGTTTTTCATCGGCAATGCGAACTGGTCCTCAATGGACGCATCGGCGAAGTGCAGAAAATCAAAACCGGCGTTCCCAAGGGCGATGCCGCCTGTCCGCCGCAGCCGGATATGCCCGTTCCGGACGAACTGGATTACGAGATGTGGCTGGGACCGGCGCCCCGCGCCCCCTACACGCTGAACCGCGTCCATCCGCGTAAGGATTATTCCCGCCCCGGCTGGATGCGCGTGCGCGACTATTGCGAAGGCATGGTGACCAATTGGGGCGCCCATCTCAACGACATCGCCCAATGGGGTAATGGGACGGAACGCACGGGGCCGGTGGAAGTGGAAGGACGCGGCGAATATCCCGCCGAAGGCTTGTGGAACGTGCTTTTAAGTTTCGAAGCGGTCTATAAATTTGCGAACGGCGTTCAGTTGACATACGAAACGAGCCAACCTTTCGTGCGTTTCGAAGGTTCGGAAGGCTGGATACAGGCCGATTATACCGGCCAGAAACTGACGGCGTCCTCGGAGGCCATCCTTCAATCCAAAATCGAAGACGGCGAAATTCACTTGCCCCTCAAGAGCGATAAGCAGGATTTCATCGACGCCGTAAAATCGCGCGGCCAAACTCTTGAGGACGCCGAGGTAGGCCACCGTACGACGTCGCTCTGCCAACTAGGCCACATCGCCATTCAGACAGGTAAGAAACTGTATTGGGACCCCAAAGAAGAACGCTTCTCCGGCAACGATATCGCCAATCGCCTGCTATGCCGCCCCCTGCGCTCGCCGTGGAAGCTGTACGAATTGTAA
- a CDS encoding sodium/solute symporter (Members of the Solute:Sodium Symporter (SSS), TC 2.A.21 as described in tcdb.org, catalyze solute:Na+ symport. Known solutes for members of the family include sugars, amino acids, nucleosides, inositols, vitamins, urea or anions, depending on the system.), with the protein MDITVLAVTAAYFIVSLGLGFWVARKEKNVADDYFLAGRKLPWYAISMSMTGANIGTEHFIGMVGTAYAVGLAPATFEWGNFIPYSILAWIFLPFFYRKRLYTIPEFLERRYSPATRSVFALFSLFHMVMVVLAPALYAGGRIIYEMTLQRPVESFNSFFIGGILMISAATAAYCIYGGLLSVVWTDVLQVVILVLGGALLLFIGLHNAGGFHKVIETNLAYDASRFSLIQSANHPVSPWPGVATFWLTLSLWYVGANQFYIQRCLGAKSEWDAKMGVIGCAYIKLILPSIIVFPGLVAFAKFGPGLKEDAVYVKMINEFLPPVGKGILLAALIAAIMSTVSCVLNSASTIWSMDIYKRYCRPNATDAELVSTGRWSTFIVILIGTAFAPLLLMWEGGIFIYIQDMAAFLAPPVTVIFLAAFLWRKAHGRAAAFTLIFGIFSGVCLKIFAETWGTQGVAQLKPLLNRAAVNWAICLAALTLATYLIPKNAQEMYDPDAIWNAQWGRLPESERVMNRGRRNLMLWWAVMVASSASLFIIFK; encoded by the coding sequence ATGGACATCACCGTTTTAGCCGTAACCGCCGCTTATTTCATCGTCTCGCTGGGCTTGGGTTTTTGGGTGGCGAGGAAAGAGAAAAACGTCGCCGACGATTATTTTCTGGCAGGCCGCAAACTGCCTTGGTACGCCATCTCCATGTCCATGACTGGCGCCAACATTGGCACGGAGCATTTTATCGGCATGGTGGGAACCGCCTACGCCGTCGGACTGGCGCCCGCTACCTTCGAATGGGGAAACTTCATTCCTTATTCCATTTTGGCTTGGATATTCCTGCCTTTCTTCTACCGCAAGCGGCTTTATACTATTCCCGAATTTTTGGAACGGCGCTATTCTCCGGCTACTCGCTCCGTCTTCGCCTTGTTCAGCCTATTTCACATGGTGATGGTGGTTCTCGCTCCCGCTTTGTATGCGGGCGGACGAATCATCTACGAGATGACGCTGCAACGCCCCGTAGAATCCTTCAACTCCTTTTTTATCGGCGGCATATTGATGATATCGGCGGCGACGGCGGCTTACTGCATTTATGGCGGGCTGCTTTCCGTGGTCTGGACGGACGTTTTACAGGTGGTCATTCTTGTCCTTGGCGGCGCGCTGCTGCTCTTCATCGGTCTTCACAATGCGGGCGGTTTTCATAAGGTGATCGAAACCAACCTGGCTTACGACGCTTCGCGCTTCAGCCTCATTCAATCCGCCAATCATCCCGTCTCGCCGTGGCCGGGCGTGGCTACTTTCTGGCTGACCTTGTCGCTATGGTACGTCGGCGCCAACCAGTTTTACATTCAACGCTGCCTGGGCGCGAAAAGCGAATGGGACGCCAAGATGGGCGTCATCGGCTGCGCTTACATCAAATTGATTCTCCCTTCCATCATCGTATTCCCCGGCCTCGTCGCCTTCGCCAAATTCGGGCCGGGTCTGAAAGAAGACGCCGTTTACGTCAAAATGATTAACGAATTTCTGCCTCCGGTAGGGAAGGGAATCCTGCTGGCGGCGCTGATCGCGGCGATCATGAGCACTGTTTCTTGCGTCTTGAATTCCGCCTCCACGATCTGGTCGATGGATATCTATAAACGATATTGCCGCCCTAATGCAACCGATGCGGAATTGGTTTCGACCGGACGCTGGTCCACTTTCATCGTCATCCTCATCGGAACGGCGTTTGCTCCGCTGCTCCTGATGTGGGAAGGCGGGATATTCATTTACATTCAAGACATGGCCGCTTTTCTGGCGCCGCCGGTTACCGTTATCTTTCTGGCGGCATTCCTCTGGCGAAAGGCGCACGGGCGCGCGGCGGCGTTTACGCTGATTTTCGGAATCTTCAGCGGCGTATGCCTGAAAATCTTCGCAGAAACATGGGGGACGCAAGGCGTCGCGCAACTCAAGCCGTTGTTGAACCGGGCGGCGGTCAACTGGGCGATTTGCCTGGCGGCGCTCACGCTCGCCACTTATCTTATTCCCAAAAACGCGCAAGAGATGTACGATCCCGACGCCATCTGGAACGCCCAATGGGGAAGGCTGCCCGAATCAGAACGAGTTATGAATCGCGGCCGTCGCAACCTGATGCTCTGGTGGGCGGTGATGGTAGCATCGTCCGCTAGTCTGTTTATTATTTTTAAATAG